One part of the Prunus persica cultivar Lovell chromosome G5, Prunus_persica_NCBIv2, whole genome shotgun sequence genome encodes these proteins:
- the LOC18776808 gene encoding protein FATTY ACID EXPORT 4, chloroplastic, with product MSSSTLHLASAVTRGCLYERNPRIPSFKSPAFSNSHPCRCNYNAGNGKLAMNNASFKTKPKTQRRRLLCTSQLAEYAPTTSAVYGFLLLSGGLFAYARSGSKGSILGGVSGAALMGTAYYLMQTPETKAIGDALGFGSAFLFASVFGIRLAATRKLAPAGPLLALSLSALAVFISAYLQDSH from the exons ATGTCGTCGTCTACTTTGCATTTGGCTTCAGCGGTAACCAGGGGATGCCTGTATGAGCGCAATCCCAGAATTCCCAGTTTCAAATCTCCTGCGTTTTCCAATTCTCATCCTTGTCGCTGCAATTACAATGCGGGAAATGGCAAATTGGCAATGAACAATGCAAGcttcaaaaccaaacccaaaacGCAGCGTCGTCGACTCTTGTGCACTTCTCAGCTAGCAGAGTATGCCCCAACTACTTCTGCAGTCTACGGGTTCCTGCTCCTCAGCGGTGGTCTATTTGCTT ATGCGAGATCAGGAAGCAAGGGGTCAATTCTCGGCGGGGTTTCAGGAGCAGCTCTGATGGGCACT GCTTACTATCTGATGCAAACACCAGAGACAAAAGCTATTGGTGATGCCCTTGGGTTCGGATCAGCATTCCTTTTCGCTTCGGTATTTG GTATACGATTAGCCGCTACCCGGAAACTGGCTCCTGCAGGCCCTCTGTTAGCTCTTTCTCTTAGTGCGTTGGCTGTGTTTATATCAGCATATCTACAAGATAGTCACTAA